One window of the Micropterus dolomieu isolate WLL.071019.BEF.003 ecotype Adirondacks linkage group LG08, ASM2129224v1, whole genome shotgun sequence genome contains the following:
- the LOC123975016 gene encoding THAP domain-containing protein 6-like produces the protein MPDFCAVYGCSNRHSLKTRARGITFHLFPTTGKMRRQWELALRRDGFVASDRTLLCSEHFRSEDRTGQNVRLKDGVVPNILNFPAHLQRLVATRSTTTSGRVEDNLSMDLSQDVPQPDVGATGERSLSRKRQATDHLYALPACPKAIKAKLEEASARVRKLKREKSNALRREKRAKMNMRVLLEELKERNLINEELRVNPECYSDLPVHLLSRQGIEYTKPQRDFALTLHLHGPKAYHYLRDTLHIHLPHPSSLQRYFS, from the exons ATGCCAGACTTTTGTGCAGTCTACGGATGCTCCAATCGCCATAGTCTCAAAACGAGAGCCCGTGGGATCACCTTTCACCT GTTTCCCACAACCGGAAAGATGAGGAGGCAGTGGGAACTTGCCCTAAGAAGGGACGGTTTTGTTGCCTCTGACAGGACACTGCTCTGCAGTGAGCACTTCAGGAGTGAGGACAGAACGGGGCAGAATGTCCGACTTAAAGATGGTGTTGTGCCAAACATTTTGAACTTTCCAGCTCATCTTCAAAGG CTGGTAGCAACAAGAAGCACAACCACCTCTGGAAGAGTGGAAGACAACCTGTCAATGGACTTGTCTCAGGATGTACCTCAGCCTGATGTT GGAGCCactggagagaggagtttgagCCGCAAGCGGCAGGCCACTGACCACTTGTATGCATTGCCTGCTTGCCCTAAGGCTATAAAGGCCAAACTTGAAGAAGCCTCAGCGAGAGTGAGGAAACTGAAGCGGGAGAAGAGTAATGCcttgaggagagaaaagagggccAAGATGAACATGCGGGTTCTTCTGGAGGAACTGAAGGAGAGAAATCTCATCAACGAAGAGCTAAGAGTCAACCCTGAATGCTATTCAG ATCTTCCAGTTCATCTCCTGTCGAGGCAGGGCATAGAGTACACCAAGCCCCAGAGAGATTTTGCCCTTACGCTCCATCTGCATGGTCCAAAGGCATATCACTACCTGAGAGATACCCTGCATATTCACCTGCCACATCCCAGTTCATTGCAAAGGTATTTTTCATGA